The Streptomyces cyaneogriseus subsp. noncyanogenus region AGGCCCTCCTGCCAGAGCGCACGTGTCTGCTCCGGGTCGCCGGGGCGGCCGAGCGCGCCCGTCCCGCCCGCCGCGCGCAGGGCGAACCGCCAGTCCGGGTTGAGCCGGGCCAGCCACAGCGCGCGCGGCCCGGCGAACCTCAGGACCGCCGGGCGCAGGTCCGTGCGTCCCCGGGCCGCGTCCAGCAGGGCGGGCAGTGCCTGCGCGGGTGCCGCGAAGCCCCGGGCCTCGGCCGCCGCGAGCCACTGGGGCAGCAGCTCCATCAGGTCGGGCGCGGCCCCCCTGCCGGACGCGGCCGGACGGTTGGCCAGCAGCATGGCGAGGCGGCGGGCGGCCGGGGCGGGCAGCGGCGGCCGGGGGTCGGCGGGCGCCGGTTCGAGGCGGTCCGCGGCCGGTGCGGGGCGCACCCCGGCGCGTCTGCGGACGGTCTCCACGGCCGCCGCGTCCAGCAGCGCCGCCGGCGCCCCGGGGCCGGGCGCGCAGCCCGGGGGCGTACGCCGCTCCGTGCCCAGCAGCGCCGCCGTGACGAGTTCCTCCCAGCCGCCCGGGACGGGCGCGTCGGCAGGAGAAGACGTCCTGGTCATGCGGTTCCTTTCCGGTCGGCTCAGCAGAGGGGGACGGCGGCGCCCTCGCCGGCGGGCCAGACCGTCAGCGGGGTGAAGCCCTGGTGGCCGAGCTCGCCGAAGACCTTGACGGGCGCGCCGCCCGAGACGGCGACCAGGCGCCACAGGCCGGGCCGGGCCCGGGCGGCGGCCGTGAGCGGCAGGGCCGTCTCCGCGTCGGCGTCCGCCACCTGCCAGGAGTCGCCGTCCGGGGCCGGGACCACCCGGTCCAGGGTCACCGGGACCGCGTCCAGCCAGGGGTCGTCGCGCAGCGCGTCGCCGTAGCGGGCGGCGGCCCGCGCGGTGGTCAGCCCGGGTGGGCGGATCGAGGTGGGCGCGGGCGGGGCGAACCGCTCGCCGAGGGCCGCCCGCCACTGCCCCGGGCCCGGGTAGGCGGACACCTCCGCCTCCAGCGCCAGTCCGGGCGGCAGCGCCAGGTCGGGAGCGCGGCCGGCCGCGCCGTAGGAGAGGAGCAGCACGGTCCGCTGCGACCGGGCGCCGTACAGCCAGACGCGACGGGTCGTCAGACGGCTGTCCGCGGTGTCGTACTGGGCGAGGACCAGCCAGTCGTCGCGCAGGGGCGGGCCGTCCGGCGCGGCGGGCAGCCCGATGCGCGAGCGGACCGTCACGGCCAGACCGCCGGGCAGTTCCTCCCGGTGCAGCCAGCCCCGGCCCAGGAGGTGGAGGAGGGCGCACTCCTCCAGCAGGCGCGCGGGCCACCCGGATCCGGAGGACGGGATCGCGGCCGCCTCGCGCACGCGGGCGGCCAGACCGGGCGCCTGCGCGTCGACCATCCGGGCGGCGGTCTCCTCCCACAGCCCGTACCCCGCCTGCTGGACGCCGGCCAGGCCCCCGCGCAGCAGGTCCGCCAGCCGCTGCTCCAGCTCTGTCGCCCCCGCGGTGATCCGCTCGGCCCGCCGCTCCGCCCGGCGCCGCGCCGCCTGCGGGTCGGCGGGCGGGGAGGCGGCGCCGGGCGCCTCGGCCGGCCGCTCCGGCTCCGCGCGTCCGCGCCGGGCCGCGATCCACCGCTCCGCCCAGTCCGGCGGCTGCCCCCGCGGCACGGCGCCCTCCCCGCCCGCCCAGAGCAGCAGCAGCCCGAGCGCGTGCTTGCACGGCACCTTGCGGCTCGGGCAACCGCACCTGTACGCCGGGCCGGAGGCGTCCGCGACATCGACGACCGTCCGATACCGCTCACCACCGCTGCTCTCGCACAGCCCCCACACCGCCCCGTCCCCGGAACCGCCCGCCCCGGACCACGGCCCGGCCACGCCGAGTCCGCGGCCCGCCTCGCGTGACGCCGCGTCAGGTGCCAGTGCCAGCACCTGGTCCGTGGTCCAGCGCACCCCCTGCTGAGTCATGCGGTCGAAGGTAGAGGCCCCCACTGACAATGGCCCGAGACGGCGCGTTCGTGCAGGTCAGAGCGATTGTCAGTGGCGTGGTGCACCGTGGGGACCAGATCCGAACCGGCCGAGCTGGAGGGGGACTCAGCCATGCCTGTCTCCGTAGAACCGTCGTCCGCCGACCCGGGCCGGGACGAGTCCGCGCCCACCCACCCGGGCTCCGTTCCCGATCCCGCGGGCACGCCGGGGGGACAGGTGCTGCGCCCGCACGCCGAGGACGCCTTCGCCGCCGAACTGGCCGCGCTGGCCGCGCAGGACGACCGGCCGCGCCCGGTCCGCTGGAAGCTGTCGCCGTGGGCCGTGGCGACGTACCTGCTCGGCGGCACGCTCCCGGACGGCACGGTGATCACACCGAAGTACGTGGGCCCGCGGCGGATCGTCGAGGTCGCCGTCAGCACCCTCGCCACCGACCGCGCGCTGCTCCTGCTCGGCGTGCCCGGCACCGCGAAGACCTGGGTGTCCGAGCACCTGGCCGCGGCGGTCAGCGGCGACTCCACCCTGCTGGTGCAGGGCACGGCCGGCACACCGGAGGAGGCGATCCGCTACGGCTGGAACTACGCGCGGCTGCTCACCCACGGCCCCAGCCGCGAGGCCCTCGTGCCCAGCCCGGTCATGCGGGCGATGGCCGAGGGGATGACCGCCCGGGTGGAGGAGCTGACCCGCATCCCGGCCGACGTGCAGGACACGCTCATCACGATCCTGTCGGAGAAGACGCTGCCGATACCGGAGCTGGGCCAGGAGGTGCAGGCGGTCCGCGGCTTCAACCTGATCGCCACGGCCAACGACCGCGACCGCGGTGTCAACGACCTGTCCAGTGCCCTGCGCCGCCGCTTCAACACCGTGGTGCTGCCGCTGCCGGAGAGCGCCGAGGCGGAGGTCGGCATCGTCGCGCGCCGGGTGGAGCAGATCGGCCGCTCTCTCGACCTGCCGGCCGGGCCGGAGGGCATCGACGAGATCCGCCGCGTCGTGACCGTCTTCCGCGAGCTGCGGGACGGTGTGACGGCCGACGGGCGGACGAAGCTGAAGTCACCGAGCGGCACGCTGTCCACCGCCGAGGCCATCTCCGTCGTCACCAACGGCCTCGCGCTGGCCGCCCACTTCGGTGACGGCGTGCTGCGGCCGGGCGATGTCGCCGCCGGTCTCCTCGGGGCCGTCGTCCGCGATCCGGCGGCCGACCGCGTCATCTGGCAGGAGTACCTGGAGACGGTCGTGCGCGAGCGGGACGGCTGGAAGGACTTCTACCGCGCCTGCCGGGAGGTGAGCGTGTGAGGTGCCGGGCGGGCAGGCCGCGGGCCGGCACCGGCGGGCCGGACGGCGGACGAAGGGGCGCGACGGACCCCAGGGGGACGGTATGACGGGTGCGGACAGGGCCCGGCGCGGCGGGGGAGCGGGGGCGGAGCCGCTGCTGCTCGGGGTGCGTCACCACGGGCCGGGATCGGCGCGGGCGGTGCGGGCGGCGCTGGACGCGGCCCGGCCCCGGGCGGTGCTGATCGAAGGACCGCCCGAGGCGGACGTCCTCGTCCCGCTGGCCGCCGCGGAGGGCATGCGTCCACCGGTCGCCCTCCTCGCCCACGCCGTCGACGAACCAGGGCGGTCGGCCTTCTGGCCGCTGGCCGGGTTCTCCCCGGAGTGGGTCGCCCTGCGCTGGGCCCTCGACCACGGCGTCCCGGCCCGCTTCATCGACCTTCCGGCCGCGCACACCCTGGCCTGGGACACGCCGGAGGTGGACACGGCGGAGACCGACACCGCGGACGGGGACACCGCACAGGGGGACGCGCCGGAGGAGGACGGGGCCGCGGGCCTGCCCGCCGACCCGCACGCTCCCGGGGCGGACGCGGGCGGCGGGCAGGTCCCCGACGCCCGGATCGATCCGCTGGCCGTGCTGGCCGAGACCGCCGGCTACGACGACCCCGAACGCTGGTGGGAGGACGTCGTCGAGCACCGGGGCGCCGGCGCCGGGGACGCGCTGGCGCCGTTCACCGCGCTGGAGGACGCCATGGGCGCCCTGCGCGAGACGTACGGGGACGGCGGGCACGGCCGGGACCCGGTCCGCGAGGCGTACATGCGGCTCCGGGTGCGGGCGGCGCGGCGCGAGTTCGCCGGCGACGTGGCCGTGGTGTGCGGGGCCTGGCACGTGCCGGCCCTGCGGCGGGCGGCGACCGTCGCCGCCGACCGGGCGCTGCTGAAGGGCCTGCCCAGGATCAAGGTGGACCTGACCTGGGTGCCGTGGACCCACCGCAGGCTGTCGCGGGCGAGCGGGTACGGGGCGGGCATCGACGCGCCGGGCTGGTACGGGCACCTGTTCAGTGCGCCGGACCGGCCCGTCGAGCGGTGGCTGACGAAAGTGGCCGGGCTGCTGCGGGAAGAGGGCCGGGCCGTCTCCTCCGCCCACGTCATTGAGGCGGTGCGGCTGGCGCGGACGCTCGCCGCGCTGCGCGGCAGACCGCTGCCCGGGCTCGGCGAGACGACCGACGCCGTGCGGGCGGTGATGTGCGAGGGCTCCGAGGTGCCGCTGGCGCTGGTGCGGGACCGGCTGGTGGTGGGCGACGTCCTGGGGGAGGTGCCGCCCGAGGCGCCCGCGGTGCCCCTCCAGCGCGACCTCCACCGGCTCCAGCGGCGGCTGCGGCTCAAACCGGAGGCCGGTGAGCGGGAACTCGCACTGGACCTGCGCAAGGAGACCGACGCGGGGCGCAGCAGACTGCTGCACCGGCTGCGGCTGCTCGGCGCCCCCTGGGGCGAACCGGCCGCCTCACACGGCAGTACGGGCACCTTCCGGGAGACGTGGCGGCTGCGCTGGGAGCCGGAGCTGTCCGTGCGGGTCGCCGAGGCGGGGGTGTGGGGGACGACCGTGCTCACCGCCGCGACCGCCAAGGCGGAGGCGGACGCCGTCGCCGCGCACGGCCTCGCCGAGGTCACCGCCCTCGCCGAGCAGTGCCTCCTGGCCGGTCTGCCGAAGGCGCTCCCCACGGTGATGCGGGTCCTCGCCGACCGTGCCGCGCTCGACGCCGACGTCGGCCGGCTCGCGCAGGCGCTGCCCGCCCTCGTCCGCGCCCTGCGCTACGGCGATGTGCGCGGCACGCACACCGGGGCGCTGGCCGAGGTCGCCGCGGGCCTCGCCGCGCGGATCTTCGTCGGCCTGCCCCCGGCCTGTACGGCACTGGACGCCGACGCGGCCGAGGAGATGCGGCGGCACGTGGACGCCGTCCACGGGGCGGTGGGGCTGCTCGGCGACGATCCGGCGCCGGGCCACGGTGATCTGCGCGGCCGGTGGCGGGCGGTGCTGCGGGCCCTGTCCGCACGGGACGCCGTCCACGGCGTCGTCCGGGGGCGCGCCCTGCGGCTGCTCCTGGACGAGGGGGCGCTGTCCCCCGAGGAGGCCGAGCGGTCCATGGGCCTGGCGCTGTCCCCGGCCGCACCGCCCGCGGACGCGGCCGCCTGGATCGAGGGCTTCGTCGGCGGCGGCACCGGCACCGGCATGCTCCTGGTCCACGACGAACGACTGCTCCGGCTGGTCGACCACTGGCTGACCGGCGTGCCCGCCGAGGCGTTCACCGACGTACTGCCGCTGCTGCGCCGCACCTTCTCGGCGTACGAGCCGGGGGTGCGCCGCACCCTGGGCGAACTGGCCCGGCGCGGACCGGGGCGGTGGGGGAGCGCGGCGAGCGCCGGTCCCGGCCTGCCGGGTTTCGCCGCCGAGCTCGACTCCGAGCGCGCCGACGCGGTGCTGCCGGTGGTACGGCTGCTGCTGGGGCTGGGCGGCGCGGACGGCCGGGGCGGGGCGGACGGCGGAGAACGGCGATACAGCGAGGGCGACGACCTGGTGGGGGCGGACGGATGACGAGCGAGCCGGTGGACGCGGGACAGGAACGGCTGCGGCGGTGGCGGCTGGTGCTCGGGGGCGACGCGGCCGACGGCACCGGCCGGGCGCTGTCGGGGGCGGACGCCGCGATGGACAGGGCGCTCGCCGCGCTCTACGGGAAGGGGGACGCACCGCGCGGCGGCCGGGACCGTTCGGCGGGGCTGGGCGCCTCGGCGCCGTCCGTGGCGCGCTGGCTGGGGGACATCCGGACGTACTTCCCCTCCTCCGTCGTGCGGGTCATGCAACGGGACGCCATCGACCGGCTCGGCCTGGCCACGCTCCTGATGGAGCCGGAGATGCTGGAGGCGGTGGAGGCCGACGTCCACCTCGTCGGCACCTTGCTGACGCTTCACGAGGCGATGCCGGAGAGGACGAAGGAGACGGCGCGAGCCGTCGTCCGCACGGTCGTCGAGGACCTGGAGAAGCGGCTCGCGGCGCGGACCCGCTCCGCGCTCACCGGTGCCCTGGACCGCAGCGCCCGCGTCAGCCGGCCCCGCCACCACGACATCGACTGGAACCGCACGATCGCCGCCAACCTCAAGCACTACCTGCCGGAGCACCGGACGGTCGTGCCGGAGCGGCTCGTCGGCTACGGGCGGGCGTCCCGCTCGGTGCGCAAGGAGGTCGTCCTCTGCGTCGACCAGTCGGGGTCGATGGCGGCCTCGGTGGTGTACGCGTCCGTGTTCGGGGCGGTGCTCGCGTCGATGCGGTCGATCGCCACCCGGCTCGTCGTCTTCGACACGGCGGTCGTCGACCTCACGGACCGGCTGGACGACCCGGTCGACGTGCTGTTCGGCACCCGGCTCGGCGGCGGCACGGACATCAACCGGGCGCTGGCCTACTGCCAGTCGCGGATCACCCGGCCCACCGAGACGGTGGTGGTGCTGATCAGCGACCTCTACGAGGGAGGCATACGGGACGAGATGCTCAAGCGGGTGGCGGCGATGAAGGCGTCGGGGGTGCAGTTCGTGACACTGCTCGCGCTGTCGGACGAAGGGACTCCCGCGTACGACCGGGAGCACGCCGCGGCGCTCGCCGCCCTGGACGCACCGGCCTTCGCCTGCACGCCCGACCTCTTCCCCGAGGTGATGGCGGCGGCGCTGGAAAAACGCCCCCTTCCGGTGCCGGACCGCGGGTGACGCGGGTGACCTGTCTGGGCCCTTGACTCGCTTGGCAGAGCAGTGGGCTTTTTTTGCTCCGTTGGCTGCGGGTTCGCATCCCACACGGCCTACCACCGGCAGGTGGGAGGGGGAGCACCCTCTGGCCTGCGGCGGAGTGCCTTGATCGCTCTGGCCGGTCGGGTTCTCACCGGGAGTCGTCTGGCACCGGCGACATCGCTCAGGACACCAGGTCGAACTGCTTGAGCCAGTTCGGATCGGCATCACCGACCGTGGCGACCAGGCCGCCGCCGAGCAACACCATGTGCAGGGTGAAGGCGACCGGGTCGCCGTAGCGTTCCACCGCCTGACTGAGGGTCAGGTCGGGAGCGTCCGGATGGCCGGTGATCCCCGCTGCCTGGAAGTAGGCTGCCTTGTCGGACCTGACGGGGAGAGGGCGATGCAGTACTGCGAACGCCACGAAATGCACAATTGTGCGGACTGCGCTCCGCGCGCGCCTCGCAGCGGCGCGCCCGCCAGCGAATGGGACGAATGGCCGGCAGCTGCGATCATCATCCACGCCAGCGGCAAGGCCCACCTTCCCGGCTGCGGGCACATCGTCCCGGCTGACATCCGACCACCCGTCTATGGCTGGGTGCTCACACCGTCACCCGGAGCATGGCGTCGCCTCGCGCCCTCCGACCCGCTCCACGCCACGCAGGGCAACACCGAGCGGGCGGCCGTGAGCCGCTGCCAGACCTGCGACGCAACGCAGTAGCAAGAGCTGCAAGTCGGGAAGCGAAGGCAGCGCGAGCTTCTCAGAGTCCCGCATCGAGCGGCTTGAACAGCGCGTCAGGGAGCTTGAGGGGAGCTGGGCAGTACGCGGCGCGTGTACGAGGTCGACGGTCGCCAAGTTGTGAAGGTCGGCGGGTACGGATACCGCTGGTGTGGGAGCGACCCGCTCCAAGTCGGCGACCGCGTGCCGCTGCCTGAGAATCACGCGAGCCGTCTCAAGAGTGGCCCGGGCCCGACAGCAGGTGTGGTCAACGGCGAGGACCACTGACAGAGCCTCGTGTCACCGCGCGCCAGCAGACGCGGTGAACAATGGTCACAACGGGACGGGAAACCAGCGGCAGCCCTACCTGTAGTGGACGTTTCCCCGGGTCAGATACCTGGTTGTGGGTGCGAGGCCCGCAGGTGAGTGGCTGGAACGCGTCCGGTGAACCGGGTATGGCTCGCTGTTGGTGACAGGGGGGCTTGCGCGACCTCGGGCGGTTCGTGCGAGGATCGTCGCCGCCTCGGCGGGGCGTGACGCCCCGTCGGCTCCACACGCGGGGCCCGCTGCTCGCCCCGCGTGCCAGTCGTCCGCCGCACGGAGGAACCTCTCCCTCTTGACCTGGTCAGCCGTCCTGTCCGGTGCCGCTCTGCGCACGATGCGCACGGCGGCCGGGCGGCGTGCCCTGCACGTGGTGCTGCTGGCGGGCGGGTTGTTCGTACTGGGTCTGCTCTTCGGCCAGCGGGCGCAGGCGGCCGAGGGCCTGCCCGTGGCGGTCCCGGCGGCCGACGCCACCGTGACCACGTCCGGACCCGCGGCGGCGGACTCCCGGCCGTCGTCTCTCCCGGGCGCGGTCCCGGTTCCGGGATCGGCGGCCCAGGCGGCCGGGCAGGCCGTCGGGGCCGCGGCCGACCGGGTCGTGAGGCCGGTCGGGCAGGAGGCCGCCAAGCCGGTCGGCGGGCTGGTGGACACGGTCGGACGGGCCGTCGGGGCGGTGGCCGAGGGGCTCGGTGGGCAGCATGTGGAGCTGCCGCCACTGGAGTCGCTGCCGCTCGTCCCGTCGCTGCCGGACGGTACCTCCGGACTCCCCGGACTCCCCGGACTCCCCGGACTTCCCGGGTCCGGCCTCCCCGGCCTCCCCGACCTCCCCGACATCCCGGGTCTCCCCGGTCTGCCCGGGCCCGGCGCTCCCGGCACACCGGGACTTCCCGACGACCCCGCGGTGCCCGGCCTGCCGGACGTTCCGGTCCCGCCGGAGGCTCCCGTTCCGCCGGAGGCTCCCCTTCCGCCGGAGGTCCCCGGCCTTCCGGACGCTTCCGTCCTTCCGGACCGCGTGCTTCCCGGTCATCTCCTCCCCGCGCCGATCGCGTCGGTGCCGCCGCAAGACGGCCTCGGGGCGGAGCCCTCTGCTCCGCACGCCCCCGCCCCCTCAGCCGACCGGCGGGCCCCCTCTGCCGCCACCACGGCCGTCATGGCCGCTCCGGCCGACACGGCCCTGGTGGTCCTGGCCCACGGAACCCAGTGCCGTCAGACCCCTGGGGACGACGTCCCGCCCGGCGGCGGACACCGTGCCGCCACCCCCGGCGGCTCCGCCCCCGCCGACCAGGCGCCCGCCGGCGACCCGGACAGCGCGCTGGGCAACCGGTCCGCGGCCGACAACGGCACGCCGCGCCACGGTGACGCGCACGCCGTCACTGTGCACCACCAGGTACCGCTGCGACTGCTGCCCGGCGCCGTCGCGCGCGCCGCCGCGGCCGAGACCCGCGACCGGCACCGGGACATCCCCCTCTTCCCCGCCTAGCGCGGGCCCCCGGCCGTACACCTGCCGCGCGAGGGCGCGAAGGCCCGCCCATCCGTCCGGACCGGCTCCGCGCCCCGCCGTGGCAGCCGCCGGAGCCGGAGAACGCCCCCGCCCGGCCCCCCGGCCACCCCCGGGACGTCCACCCGGCCATCCCCGGCCGCGCGCGGGACGCCCCCTCGGCCCCCGTACGGCGTACGACCCGCGTCCGGTCTCCGGCGTTCGACGCGCCGGGGCCGCACGCCACACCCCGATCCCCCCACGGCACAGGACTCCGCGGACCGTCAGGCGCCGGACGAGCCGAAATCCGTCGGCCCGTCCGGCCGAAACCCCGCGGAAGGGGCGGCCGGCCCCATGGGGTGGGGTACCGGCCGCCGCACCCCGGGGACCGCGCGGAAGCGCGCGGCCCCCGGGGCTGTTCAACGGGCCTCACCGGGCGAACCCCAGCCCGGTGAGGCCCCCCACGGCGCGGGCGCCGCAGTGGCACCCCACCCGCACGGCACCCGCCCCGCACCGGCACCGCATCGGCACGCGGTGCCAGGAAGTCCGGCATCATGTGACAGGTATCACCGCTCACGTGTGAGATGTGATTTAGAGAGCCCTGCCATGCGGCGATAACCTGCGAGACGGACATGCCGCGCGCTCGGACACCGTGTGCGCTTCCCTTGTGACACATGCGGTCGTCACGTTGCCCTTCGCGGCACGCCCACGCATCCAACGAACCGCGAGATCACTGATAGGGACGGAAGCGCGTGGACCTGTTCGAGTACCAGGCGAGGGACCTCTTCGCCAAGCACGATGTACCGGTGCTGGCCG contains the following coding sequences:
- a CDS encoding SWIM zinc finger family protein, which gives rise to MTQQGVRWTTDQVLALAPDAASREAGRGLGVAGPWSGAGGSGDGAVWGLCESSGGERYRTVVDVADASGPAYRCGCPSRKVPCKHALGLLLLWAGGEGAVPRGQPPDWAERWIAARRGRAEPERPAEAPGAASPPADPQAARRRAERRAERITAGATELEQRLADLLRGGLAGVQQAGYGLWEETAARMVDAQAPGLAARVREAAAIPSSGSGWPARLLEECALLHLLGRGWLHREELPGGLAVTVRSRIGLPAAPDGPPLRDDWLVLAQYDTADSRLTTRRVWLYGARSQRTVLLLSYGAAGRAPDLALPPGLALEAEVSAYPGPGQWRAALGERFAPPAPTSIRPPGLTTARAAARYGDALRDDPWLDAVPVTLDRVVPAPDGDSWQVADADAETALPLTAAARARPGLWRLVAVSGGAPVKVFGELGHQGFTPLTVWPAGEGAAVPLC
- a CDS encoding VWA domain-containing protein, coding for MTSEPVDAGQERLRRWRLVLGGDAADGTGRALSGADAAMDRALAALYGKGDAPRGGRDRSAGLGASAPSVARWLGDIRTYFPSSVVRVMQRDAIDRLGLATLLMEPEMLEAVEADVHLVGTLLTLHEAMPERTKETARAVVRTVVEDLEKRLAARTRSALTGALDRSARVSRPRHHDIDWNRTIAANLKHYLPEHRTVVPERLVGYGRASRSVRKEVVLCVDQSGSMAASVVYASVFGAVLASMRSIATRLVVFDTAVVDLTDRLDDPVDVLFGTRLGGGTDINRALAYCQSRITRPTETVVVLISDLYEGGIRDEMLKRVAAMKASGVQFVTLLALSDEGTPAYDREHAAALAALDAPAFACTPDLFPEVMAAALEKRPLPVPDRG
- a CDS encoding DUF5682 family protein, with translation MTGADRARRGGGAGAEPLLLGVRHHGPGSARAVRAALDAARPRAVLIEGPPEADVLVPLAAAEGMRPPVALLAHAVDEPGRSAFWPLAGFSPEWVALRWALDHGVPARFIDLPAAHTLAWDTPEVDTAETDTADGDTAQGDAPEEDGAAGLPADPHAPGADAGGGQVPDARIDPLAVLAETAGYDDPERWWEDVVEHRGAGAGDALAPFTALEDAMGALRETYGDGGHGRDPVREAYMRLRVRAARREFAGDVAVVCGAWHVPALRRAATVAADRALLKGLPRIKVDLTWVPWTHRRLSRASGYGAGIDAPGWYGHLFSAPDRPVERWLTKVAGLLREEGRAVSSAHVIEAVRLARTLAALRGRPLPGLGETTDAVRAVMCEGSEVPLALVRDRLVVGDVLGEVPPEAPAVPLQRDLHRLQRRLRLKPEAGERELALDLRKETDAGRSRLLHRLRLLGAPWGEPAASHGSTGTFRETWRLRWEPELSVRVAEAGVWGTTVLTAATAKAEADAVAAHGLAEVTALAEQCLLAGLPKALPTVMRVLADRAALDADVGRLAQALPALVRALRYGDVRGTHTGALAEVAAGLAARIFVGLPPACTALDADAAEEMRRHVDAVHGAVGLLGDDPAPGHGDLRGRWRAVLRALSARDAVHGVVRGRALRLLLDEGALSPEEAERSMGLALSPAAPPADAAAWIEGFVGGGTGTGMLLVHDERLLRLVDHWLTGVPAEAFTDVLPLLRRTFSAYEPGVRRTLGELARRGPGRWGSAASAGPGLPGFAAELDSERADAVLPVVRLLLGLGGADGRGGADGGERRYSEGDDLVGADG
- a CDS encoding ATP-binding protein, whose protein sequence is MPVSVEPSSADPGRDESAPTHPGSVPDPAGTPGGQVLRPHAEDAFAAELAALAAQDDRPRPVRWKLSPWAVATYLLGGTLPDGTVITPKYVGPRRIVEVAVSTLATDRALLLLGVPGTAKTWVSEHLAAAVSGDSTLLVQGTAGTPEEAIRYGWNYARLLTHGPSREALVPSPVMRAMAEGMTARVEELTRIPADVQDTLITILSEKTLPIPELGQEVQAVRGFNLIATANDRDRGVNDLSSALRRRFNTVVLPLPESAEAEVGIVARRVEQIGRSLDLPAGPEGIDEIRRVVTVFRELRDGVTADGRTKLKSPSGTLSTAEAISVVTNGLALAAHFGDGVLRPGDVAAGLLGAVVRDPAADRVIWQEYLETVVRERDGWKDFYRACREVSV